From the Polynucleobacter sp. MWH-UH35A genome, one window contains:
- the rpmA gene encoding 50S ribosomal protein L27 gives MAQKKGGGSTRNGRDSESKRLGVKVFGGEHINAGSIIVRQRGTRVHPGANVGIGKDHTLFALIDGQVEFGVKGALKKAQVSVLPRS, from the coding sequence ATGGCACAGAAAAAAGGCGGCGGCTCAACACGAAATGGTCGCGACTCAGAATCGAAACGCTTAGGCGTTAAGGTATTTGGCGGCGAGCACATTAATGCTGGTAGCATCATCGTTCGTCAACGTGGCACACGTGTTCATCCAGGTGCTAACGTTGGTATTGGTAAGGATCACACTTTGTTCGCCTTAATTGACGGACAGGTGGAATTCGGCGTTAAGGGTGCTTTGAAGAAGGCCCAAGTTTCAGTTTTGCCTCGTTCATAA
- the rplU gene encoding 50S ribosomal protein L21 → MYAVIKTGGKQYKVAAGEKLKIEQIPAEIGSEITLDQVLAVGEGASLKLGDPLVNGAAVMATVVSQGRHDKVTIFKMRRRKHYQKHQGHRQNFTEILINTIKA, encoded by the coding sequence ATGTACGCGGTCATAAAAACCGGTGGCAAACAGTATAAAGTTGCTGCAGGCGAAAAATTGAAAATAGAACAGATACCAGCGGAAATCGGCAGCGAAATCACTCTTGACCAAGTCCTCGCCGTTGGCGAAGGCGCTTCACTGAAATTAGGTGATCCATTGGTTAATGGTGCAGCTGTGATGGCCACTGTCGTCTCCCAAGGACGTCACGATAAAGTGACAATCTTTAAGATGCGCCGTCGCAAGCATTATCAAAAGCACCAAGGCCATCGTCAGAATTTCACTGAAATTTTGATCAACACGATTAAAGCCTAA
- a CDS encoding 2-dehydropantoate 2-reductase — protein sequence MKICVIGGGGAIGGYLAVMLARAGNDVTVVARGATLAAIKERGLALIMDDQPEPLVAQVKAVEKIRDAETPDVVILAVKAHQVEPIIDDLAAIMGPDTILIPMQNGIPWWYFQKLGGEYQDHSVETVDAGGVAKNAINPNNIIGCVVYPATFTQAPGVIRHVEGNRFPLGELDGKTTDRIQKMSEMMGAAGFKSPILDDIRSEIWLKLWGNMTFNPISSLTHGTLEGICQYPLTKELARNMMAEAQTIAEKLGVTFRVDIERRIAGAEKVGKHKTSMLQDLEAGRSLEIDALLGSVIELGKITQTPTPCLNTVFALTKYLDENVQASKGSLALPSVSGY from the coding sequence ATGAAAATCTGTGTGATCGGTGGAGGTGGCGCTATTGGCGGCTACTTGGCTGTCATGTTGGCACGAGCAGGTAATGATGTCACCGTGGTTGCTCGTGGCGCAACTTTGGCTGCAATCAAAGAGCGTGGTTTAGCTTTAATTATGGATGACCAACCAGAACCTTTGGTTGCTCAAGTGAAGGCTGTAGAAAAAATTCGGGATGCTGAAACGCCAGATGTGGTTATTCTTGCGGTGAAAGCGCATCAGGTAGAGCCAATCATTGATGACTTAGCAGCCATCATGGGTCCCGACACTATTTTGATTCCAATGCAAAACGGAATTCCTTGGTGGTATTTCCAAAAGTTAGGTGGCGAGTACCAAGATCATTCAGTCGAAACGGTGGATGCTGGCGGTGTTGCCAAGAATGCGATTAATCCAAATAACATCATTGGTTGCGTTGTGTATCCAGCGACGTTCACTCAAGCGCCTGGCGTGATTCGTCACGTTGAAGGTAATCGCTTCCCATTGGGCGAGTTAGATGGCAAGACTACTGACCGCATTCAGAAGATGTCTGAAATGATGGGTGCAGCAGGATTTAAGTCACCAATCTTGGATGACATTCGCTCTGAAATCTGGCTCAAGCTTTGGGGCAATATGACTTTTAACCCAATCAGCTCGCTGACACATGGAACTTTGGAGGGCATCTGCCAATACCCATTGACCAAAGAATTAGCGCGCAACATGATGGCTGAAGCTCAAACTATTGCCGAGAAATTGGGCGTTACTTTCCGCGTGGACATTGAGCGTCGCATTGCTGGCGCCGAAAAAGTCGGCAAACACAAAACTTCAATGTTGCAAGACTTAGAAGCGGGCCGCAGTTTGGAGATTGATGCTTTGTTGGGCTCTGTCATTGAGCTTGGGAAGATCACGCAAACTCCAACTCCCTGTTTGAATACTGTATTTGCTTTAACTAAATACCTGGATGAAAACGTACAAGCTTCCAAGGGAAGCCTAGCACTACCATCCGTATCTGGTTACTAA
- a CDS encoding polyprenyl synthetase family protein: MPSTVKINDLSQILAPISLDFKALDEVIRQRLASKVALIDQISTYIIQAGGKRVRPALLMLVAKSMANGKDTPHILEMSAVVEFIHTATLLHDDVVDESTLRRGRETANAAFGNAASVLVGDFLYSRAFQMMVGPNDLRVMQILSDATNTIAEGEVLQLLNMNDPEVDEASYLQVIRYKTAKLFEASTELGAILANASDVQREQAAAFGRHIGTAFQLMDDLLDYTANAAQMGKNAGDDLREGKPTLPLIYLLENGSNEERLLVRAAIEQNQDLPDDVFAQILTAVQNSGALDYTQAAAKREADLALSCLKDFPVNEASKALEALCAYSLTRQT, translated from the coding sequence ATGCCTAGCACTGTCAAAATCAATGACTTAAGCCAAATCTTGGCCCCAATCTCCTTAGATTTCAAGGCTTTAGATGAGGTTATTCGTCAGCGTTTGGCCTCAAAAGTCGCCTTAATTGACCAAATCTCGACCTATATCATCCAGGCGGGCGGCAAACGGGTCAGACCAGCCCTATTGATGCTGGTGGCTAAATCCATGGCCAATGGCAAAGATACCCCGCACATCCTGGAGATGTCTGCCGTCGTTGAATTCATTCACACAGCCACACTCCTTCACGATGACGTAGTTGATGAATCTACTCTCAGAAGGGGTCGCGAGACCGCTAATGCCGCTTTTGGTAACGCTGCCAGTGTTTTAGTGGGCGATTTCCTCTATTCCAGAGCCTTCCAAATGATGGTGGGGCCAAATGATCTTCGCGTGATGCAAATTTTGTCAGACGCAACCAACACGATTGCTGAAGGCGAAGTCTTGCAACTTCTCAACATGAATGACCCCGAAGTAGACGAAGCGAGTTACTTACAGGTCATTCGTTATAAAACCGCTAAATTATTTGAGGCATCTACAGAGTTGGGTGCAATTTTGGCCAATGCCTCTGATGTACAGCGCGAACAAGCTGCAGCATTCGGTCGTCATATTGGTACCGCTTTTCAATTGATGGATGACTTACTCGATTACACCGCAAATGCTGCGCAAATGGGAAAAAACGCTGGTGATGATTTGCGTGAAGGCAAACCGACATTGCCACTGATTTACTTATTAGAAAACGGCAGTAATGAAGAGCGTCTGTTAGTGCGCGCAGCAATTGAGCAAAACCAAGACTTACCAGATGACGTCTTTGCTCAAATTCTCACGGCAGTACAAAATTCCGGCGCTCTTGACTACACGCAAGCAGCCGCTAAGCGTGAAGCAGACTTAGCACTATCTTGCCTCAAAGACTTTCCTGTCAATGAGGCCAGTAAAGCACTAGAAGCTCTGTGCGCTTACTCTCTCACAAGACAGACTTAA
- a CDS encoding RNA pyrophosphohydrolase, giving the protein MLDREGYRPNVGIVLLNSRNEVFWGKRVGQHSWQFPQGGIQHGESPEQAMYRELQEEVGLLPEHVQIIGRTRDWLRYDVPEEYLRRQNSTRVHRAAYRGQKQIWFLLRLVGLDSDIQLRASEHPEFDAWRWVPFWIQLDAVIGFKREVYQLALSELARFLSRGMRMQQLAWGSPLDLIQSFYGGSHAQPKEEDTKDKSK; this is encoded by the coding sequence ATGCTTGACCGTGAAGGGTATCGCCCGAATGTCGGCATTGTCCTCCTCAACAGCCGTAACGAGGTTTTCTGGGGAAAACGCGTTGGGCAGCATTCGTGGCAGTTTCCGCAGGGCGGGATTCAGCATGGTGAAAGCCCTGAACAGGCTATGTACCGCGAATTGCAAGAGGAGGTTGGCTTACTGCCGGAGCATGTCCAAATTATTGGACGCACTAGGGACTGGCTTCGCTACGATGTCCCTGAGGAATACTTGCGCCGTCAGAACTCCACTCGAGTCCACAGAGCTGCCTATCGCGGACAAAAACAAATCTGGTTTCTTTTGCGTCTAGTGGGTCTTGATAGCGATATTCAGTTACGCGCCTCGGAACATCCTGAATTCGATGCCTGGCGCTGGGTCCCCTTCTGGATTCAGTTAGATGCCGTTATTGGCTTTAAACGTGAGGTTTACCAGCTCGCACTTTCTGAGTTGGCGCGTTTCTTATCCCGAGGCATGCGCATGCAGCAACTTGCCTGGGGGTCCCCTCTTGATCTGATTCAATCTTTTTACGGTGGCTCACACGCACAACCGAAAGAAGAAGATACAAAAGATAAATCTAAATGA
- a CDS encoding sodium:solute symporter family protein: MLIWFVIIYWVISVGIGLWAALRVKNTADFAAAGHSLPLPIVTATVFATWFGSETVLGIPATFLKEGLGGVVADPFGSSLCLILVGLFFARHLYNRRMLTIGDFFREKYGRTVEVLVTLCIVVSYLGWVAAQIKALGLVFNVVSEGSITQTGGMMIGAASVLIYTLFGGMWSVAITDFIQMIIIVIGMLYIGGEMTAQTGGIGVVIEHAAAAGQFSNFWPDMNLASILGFVAALCTMMLGSIPQQDVFQRITSSKNVNIAVQAALLGGVLYFIFAFVPMYLAYSAILISPDLVSKYLNADPQMILPKLILNHAPLIAQVMFFGALLSAIKSCASATLLAPSVTFAENIVRGFFKHLSDHDLLKVMRITVLCFAVVVTFFAVNSELSIFKMVESAYKVTLVAAFVPLAFGVYWSRANSLGGLLAVVGGLTIWISCEILAPNAILPPQLAGLFASVAGMILGSLVPKDSLKAV, from the coding sequence GTGCTAATTTGGTTCGTCATTATTTACTGGGTGATCTCAGTTGGCATTGGCTTGTGGGCGGCCCTCAGAGTCAAAAATACTGCTGACTTTGCTGCGGCAGGTCATAGCCTTCCTTTGCCAATCGTCACTGCGACTGTTTTTGCAACCTGGTTTGGTTCTGAAACTGTATTAGGCATTCCAGCCACTTTTCTAAAAGAGGGCTTGGGAGGCGTGGTTGCTGATCCCTTTGGATCTTCTCTCTGTTTGATATTGGTGGGCCTCTTTTTTGCGCGCCACCTTTATAACCGTCGCATGCTGACGATTGGCGATTTCTTTCGCGAAAAGTACGGGCGTACGGTTGAGGTCTTGGTAACGCTCTGTATCGTGGTGTCTTACCTTGGTTGGGTAGCTGCTCAAATTAAAGCACTAGGTCTAGTATTTAACGTGGTTTCTGAGGGCAGCATTACTCAAACGGGTGGCATGATGATTGGCGCTGCAAGCGTATTGATCTACACCTTATTTGGGGGCATGTGGTCTGTTGCTATTACTGACTTTATTCAGATGATCATCATCGTGATTGGTATGCTCTATATCGGTGGCGAGATGACGGCTCAGACTGGCGGTATTGGTGTGGTGATTGAGCATGCTGCTGCTGCGGGCCAATTCAGTAACTTCTGGCCGGATATGAATTTGGCGTCGATTCTAGGATTTGTCGCTGCCTTGTGTACGATGATGCTCGGATCCATTCCTCAGCAAGACGTCTTCCAGCGCATCACCTCATCTAAGAATGTCAACATTGCCGTTCAAGCAGCTTTGCTTGGCGGCGTCCTCTATTTTATTTTTGCTTTTGTGCCAATGTATTTGGCTTACTCCGCAATCTTAATTAGTCCGGATTTAGTCAGCAAATATCTCAATGCTGATCCACAAATGATTTTGCCAAAGTTGATTCTGAATCATGCCCCGCTGATTGCACAGGTGATGTTCTTCGGTGCACTTCTATCCGCAATTAAGAGCTGCGCCAGCGCAACCTTGTTAGCGCCTTCAGTAACCTTTGCTGAAAATATTGTGCGTGGCTTTTTTAAGCATTTGTCCGACCATGATTTATTGAAAGTGATGCGGATCACCGTTTTATGTTTTGCTGTGGTGGTCACTTTCTTTGCGGTGAACTCTGAACTTTCCATTTTCAAAATGGTGGAGAGCGCCTACAAAGTGACCTTGGTGGCGGCTTTTGTCCCATTGGCATTTGGCGTGTATTGGTCAAGGGCGAACTCACTCGGTGGATTATTGGCTGTGGTGGGGGGCTTAACCATTTGGATTAGCTGTGAAATTTTGGCTCCCAATGCGATTCTGCCTCCTCAACTGGCTGGTTTATTTGCCAGCGTTGCGGGCATGATTTTGGGTAGCCTTGTTCCAAAAGACTCCTTAAAGGCTGTTTGA
- a CDS encoding fumarylacetoacetate hydrolase family protein, which produces MAQWLRFQHQGKSGLGQVQGDQIAVYEGDLFNGAKATGATLKLADVTIDIPCTPSKMVAMVDNFHALVTKLEHAVPAEPLYFLKGNNSFLAANQVIRTPKSYSGKVVYEGELGIVIGKRCHEADEAEAAKAIFGYTCINDVTAIEILNRDPGYAQWTRAKSFNTFGVFGPYITTDVDPSKLTIKTILNDQERQNYPISDMIFSPAKLVSLISQDVPLEVGDIIACGTSVGVGSMKPGSNVSIIIEGVGRLDNRFE; this is translated from the coding sequence ATGGCTCAGTGGCTTAGATTTCAACATCAAGGAAAAAGTGGTTTAGGGCAAGTACAAGGCGATCAAATCGCCGTGTATGAGGGCGACTTATTTAATGGGGCCAAGGCCACCGGCGCCACCCTGAAGTTGGCAGACGTGACTATTGACATCCCTTGCACCCCATCCAAGATGGTTGCGATGGTGGATAACTTTCATGCATTGGTGACCAAGCTCGAGCATGCTGTGCCTGCAGAACCTTTGTATTTTCTTAAAGGCAATAATTCTTTCTTGGCGGCAAATCAAGTCATTCGCACGCCAAAGTCATATTCCGGAAAAGTCGTTTATGAGGGCGAGCTTGGCATTGTGATTGGCAAGCGCTGTCATGAAGCTGATGAAGCAGAAGCAGCTAAAGCAATCTTTGGTTACACCTGCATTAACGATGTAACCGCCATCGAAATTCTCAACCGTGATCCTGGCTATGCACAGTGGACTCGTGCCAAGAGCTTTAATACCTTTGGCGTCTTTGGACCTTACATCACCACCGATGTGGATCCAAGCAAGCTAACAATCAAGACGATTCTGAACGATCAGGAGCGTCAAAATTACCCTATTTCAGATATGATTTTCTCGCCCGCAAAGTTAGTCAGCTTGATTTCTCAAGATGTACCTCTTGAAGTGGGCGACATCATTGCATGCGGCACCTCAGTAGGTGTTGGCTCAATGAAGCCTGGCAGCAACGTCAGCATCATTATCGAAGGTGTGGGACGTCTCGATAATCGTTTCGAATAA
- the ffh gene encoding signal recognition particle protein, with protein MLENLTDRLSRVVKTMRGQARLTEANTAEMLREIRLALLEADVALPVVKSLLEQIKFKALGEEVVGSLSPGQALVGVVQRELAQVMMGDTNQSGELNLATQPPAVILMAGLQGAGKTTSVGKLAKWLQEKKKKKVLTVSCDVYRPAAIEQLETVTKQVGAEFFPSDISQKPNDIALAALDWARRHYFDVVLVDTAGRLGIDEALMQEIKTLHASLNPIETLFVVDAMLGQDAVNTAKAFHEALPLTGVILTKLDGDSRGGAALSVRQVTGVPLKFIGVAEKMDGLEAFDAERMANRILGMGDILALVEQAQQHVDVAKAEKLASKISKGGFDLEDFRDQLMQMQKMGGMASLMDKLPSQVAQAASKANLSNADKQTTRMRGIIDSMTPQERRKPELLKASRKRRIAAGSGVEVQEVNRLLAQFEQMQTMMKQFKGGKIARTMASMAAKGAAKGIGGLFKK; from the coding sequence ATGCTAGAAAACCTCACCGACCGTCTATCTCGCGTTGTTAAAACAATGCGAGGCCAAGCTCGCCTCACCGAAGCTAATACCGCAGAAATGCTACGGGAAATCCGTTTAGCCTTGTTAGAGGCTGACGTAGCACTACCAGTAGTGAAGTCTCTACTAGAGCAAATTAAATTCAAAGCCCTTGGCGAGGAAGTGGTTGGCAGCCTCAGCCCAGGCCAAGCACTCGTTGGTGTAGTCCAGCGTGAACTTGCCCAAGTAATGATGGGCGATACCAATCAAAGTGGTGAACTCAATTTAGCCACTCAGCCGCCTGCAGTAATCTTGATGGCCGGCTTGCAAGGTGCCGGTAAAACGACATCTGTTGGCAAGCTCGCTAAATGGTTGCAAGAGAAAAAGAAAAAGAAGGTACTCACCGTTTCTTGTGACGTGTATCGTCCAGCAGCGATTGAGCAATTGGAAACTGTTACCAAGCAAGTTGGCGCTGAATTCTTCCCGAGCGACATTAGCCAGAAGCCCAACGATATTGCACTGGCCGCTCTAGATTGGGCACGTCGCCACTATTTTGATGTTGTCTTGGTCGATACCGCAGGCCGCTTAGGTATTGATGAAGCGCTCATGCAAGAAATCAAAACCTTGCATGCCAGCCTGAACCCTATCGAAACCTTATTCGTAGTCGATGCCATGCTGGGACAAGATGCTGTCAATACCGCCAAGGCTTTCCATGAAGCCCTGCCATTGACTGGCGTAATTCTGACGAAGTTAGATGGTGACTCCCGTGGTGGTGCAGCCCTATCAGTTCGCCAAGTAACTGGCGTACCGCTCAAATTTATCGGTGTTGCCGAAAAGATGGATGGCCTCGAAGCGTTTGATGCAGAGCGGATGGCCAACCGCATCTTGGGCATGGGCGATATTTTGGCGCTTGTTGAGCAAGCCCAACAGCACGTTGACGTTGCCAAGGCAGAAAAATTAGCTAGCAAGATTTCGAAGGGCGGGTTTGATCTCGAAGATTTCAGAGATCAACTGATGCAGATGCAAAAGATGGGTGGCATGGCGAGCTTGATGGACAAATTACCAAGCCAGGTTGCTCAAGCAGCCTCCAAAGCAAATCTCAGCAACGCCGATAAACAAACCACGCGTATGCGCGGAATTATTGACAGCATGACCCCCCAGGAACGCAGAAAACCAGAACTACTTAAAGCAAGCCGCAAGCGACGCATTGCTGCCGGCTCTGGCGTTGAAGTGCAAGAAGTCAACCGCCTGCTTGCTCAGTTTGAGCAAATGCAAACCATGATGAAGCAATTCAAAGGTGGAAAAATTGCGCGCACCATGGCAAGCATGGCTGCAAAAGGAGCCGCCAAGGGTATTGGCGGACTCTTTAAGAAATAA
- a CDS encoding proline--tRNA ligase, with product MKASQSFLATLKEAPSDAEVVSHKLMVRAGLIRKLSAGIYNYLPLGLKVIRKVENIIREEMNRAGAIELLMPMIQPAELWQETGRWEKMGPELLRIKDRHDRDFLIQPTSEEVITDLARNEIKSYKQLPVNFYQIQTKFRDERRPRFGIMRGREFSMKDAYSFDKDVEGLKKSYQVMFDAYTRIFKRMGLQFRAVTADNGAIGGSGSQEFHVIAETGEDAIVYCPSSDYAANLEAAESLALIASRAVASAPMSKISTPNMTNCADVAKFLNVPLESTVKTLLFAADQEKGPAKLFMLLVRGDHELNEIKASKIPGMAESRFATEAEIKQACNAPAGYLGPVGVSADVTVIADRTVAHMADFVCGANDAGHHLTGVNWGRDLPEPLVLDIRNAVIGDPSPDGKGIVDICRGIEVGHVFQLGTRYSEAMDCTYLDQQGKAQPMVMGCYGIGVTRLLGAAIEQGHDDKGIIWPISMAPFEVVICPMGYEKSEAVKTACDQLHEELLAAGIDVILDDRNERPGAMFADWELIGAPFRVVIGDRGLADSQVEFKGRKDADSENIPLNDIKAKVIAAVHAAKQSIS from the coding sequence ATGAAAGCCTCACAATCATTTCTCGCCACGCTAAAAGAAGCCCCCTCTGATGCTGAGGTGGTTTCGCACAAACTCATGGTGCGCGCAGGTTTAATTCGCAAGCTGAGCGCTGGCATCTACAACTACTTGCCGCTGGGTTTAAAGGTGATTCGCAAGGTAGAAAACATCATTCGCGAAGAAATGAATCGTGCTGGCGCAATTGAGTTGCTTATGCCGATGATTCAGCCTGCTGAGCTGTGGCAAGAGACAGGTCGTTGGGAAAAAATGGGTCCTGAGTTGCTACGTATAAAAGATCGTCATGATCGTGATTTCTTGATCCAACCAACCTCAGAAGAGGTTATTACCGATCTGGCTCGCAATGAGATTAAGAGCTACAAGCAATTGCCTGTGAACTTTTATCAAATTCAGACCAAATTCCGTGATGAGCGTCGTCCACGTTTCGGCATTATGCGGGGTCGTGAGTTCAGCATGAAAGATGCTTACTCGTTCGATAAAGATGTTGAAGGCCTTAAGAAATCCTATCAAGTAATGTTTGATGCCTATACCCGCATTTTTAAGCGGATGGGTTTGCAATTTCGCGCGGTGACTGCTGATAACGGCGCCATTGGTGGGTCTGGTAGTCAAGAGTTTCATGTAATAGCAGAAACCGGTGAGGATGCAATCGTCTATTGCCCCAGCTCTGATTACGCAGCTAACCTAGAGGCCGCAGAGTCCTTGGCTTTGATTGCCAGTCGTGCTGTAGCTTCAGCGCCAATGAGCAAAATTTCAACGCCGAATATGACCAATTGTGCGGATGTGGCCAAGTTCTTGAATGTTCCGCTTGAGTCAACCGTTAAAACACTACTGTTTGCTGCTGATCAAGAAAAAGGCCCCGCAAAACTCTTTATGTTGTTGGTGCGCGGTGACCATGAGCTTAATGAAATAAAAGCCAGCAAAATTCCTGGTATGGCCGAATCTCGATTTGCTACTGAGGCAGAAATTAAGCAAGCTTGTAATGCTCCAGCCGGCTATTTAGGTCCAGTTGGTGTGAGTGCTGATGTGACTGTCATTGCCGACAGAACAGTGGCTCATATGGCGGATTTTGTTTGTGGCGCAAACGACGCTGGTCATCATTTAACCGGCGTGAACTGGGGTCGTGATTTGCCTGAGCCATTGGTATTGGATATTCGTAATGCAGTGATTGGCGATCCTTCGCCAGATGGCAAAGGCATTGTGGATATCTGCCGCGGCATTGAAGTGGGGCATGTATTCCAGTTGGGCACACGTTATTCCGAGGCGATGGATTGCACGTATTTGGATCAGCAGGGCAAAGCACAGCCCATGGTGATGGGTTGTTACGGTATTGGGGTTACTCGTTTGTTGGGTGCTGCGATCGAGCAAGGCCACGATGACAAGGGCATTATTTGGCCAATCTCGATGGCGCCATTTGAAGTAGTTATTTGCCCGATGGGTTACGAAAAATCAGAAGCCGTTAAAACAGCGTGTGATCAATTGCATGAAGAGTTATTGGCCGCTGGAATTGATGTGATTTTGGATGACCGCAACGAGCGTCCGGGCGCAATGTTTGCTGACTGGGAATTGATCGGAGCGCCATTCCGCGTTGTTATTGGTGACCGTGGTTTGGCAGACTCCCAGGTGGAATTTAAAGGGCGTAAGGATGCGGACTCTGAGAATATCCCGCTAAATGACATCAAAGCAAAAGTGATTGCTGCAGTACATGCTGCTAAGCAATCAATCTCTTAA
- the cgtA gene encoding Obg family GTPase CgtA, translating to MKFIDEARIEVIAGQGGAGSASMRREKFIEFGGPDGGDGGKGGSVWAIADRNINTLIDYRYAKTHTAKNGEPGRGADCYGRAGDDIELRMPVGTIITDYETGEPIADLTTHGERLCLAQGGVGGWGNIHFKSSTNRAPRQKTNGKPGERRKLKLELKVLADVGLLGMPNAGKSTLITAVSNARPKIADYPFTTLHPNLGVVRVGSERSFVIADIPGLIEGAAEGAGLGHRFLRHLQRTGVLLHLVDIAPFDTNVDPVADAVAIVNELHKYDEALVEKPRWLVLNKVDMIPEEDRKKVVADFVKKFKWKGPVFEISALTGMGCDKLCYSLQDYLDSVRRDRDDADERAQDPRYQDQLEDKKPD from the coding sequence ATGAAATTTATAGACGAAGCACGTATCGAAGTGATTGCCGGGCAAGGCGGCGCCGGGAGTGCCTCTATGCGCCGCGAAAAGTTCATTGAATTTGGTGGGCCTGATGGTGGTGACGGTGGCAAAGGCGGCAGTGTCTGGGCCATTGCTGATCGCAACATCAACACTTTGATTGATTACCGCTACGCAAAAACACACACCGCAAAAAATGGTGAGCCTGGTCGTGGCGCTGATTGCTATGGTCGCGCAGGTGACGATATTGAATTACGTATGCCCGTTGGTACCATCATTACTGATTATGAAACTGGCGAGCCGATTGCTGATTTAACAACGCATGGTGAGCGCCTCTGTTTAGCGCAAGGCGGCGTTGGTGGATGGGGCAATATTCACTTTAAGAGTAGTACGAATAGGGCGCCACGTCAAAAGACCAACGGCAAGCCTGGCGAACGTCGTAAATTGAAATTGGAATTAAAGGTGTTGGCTGATGTCGGTTTGTTAGGTATGCCTAATGCTGGTAAATCGACATTGATTACTGCTGTGTCAAACGCACGTCCAAAAATTGCAGATTATCCATTCACTACTTTGCATCCAAATTTGGGTGTGGTGCGCGTGGGGTCCGAGCGTAGCTTTGTGATTGCTGATATTCCTGGATTGATTGAGGGCGCCGCTGAAGGTGCGGGTCTTGGACATCGCTTCTTAAGGCATCTGCAGCGTACAGGCGTTCTTTTGCATTTAGTGGACATTGCGCCATTTGATACGAATGTTGATCCTGTGGCGGATGCTGTGGCAATTGTGAATGAGTTGCATAAATATGATGAAGCTTTGGTTGAGAAGCCACGTTGGTTAGTTCTCAATAAAGTCGACATGATTCCTGAGGAAGATCGCAAAAAGGTCGTGGCTGATTTTGTGAAAAAGTTTAAGTGGAAAGGCCCGGTATTTGAGATTTCTGCTTTGACTGGCATGGGTTGCGATAAGCTTTGCTACTCTTTGCAAGACTATTTGGATTCTGTACGCAGAGATCGGGATGATGCTGATGAGCGCGCTCAAGATCCTCGTTACCAAGATCAATTAGAAGATAAAAAACCCGATTAA
- a CDS encoding CNP1-like family protein yields the protein MTAYLKRLHRHLYAAILCLGLSACGGDTLISGVDPFAPMVFKEGTTAMPLNPPNQATLLPFYVSQHTIFKFAVDTDSILIGADGVTRYIVVMTSPSGSVQTQYEGIRCDSFQWRLYGTLENGAWKENPLSTWRNIQSNVPNRYQAALAQGAFCNFSSQEKNIKTILKSLNPNGFTGQTKPTNSFGVIN from the coding sequence ATGACTGCTTACTTGAAACGTTTACATCGCCATCTTTACGCCGCTATTCTTTGCTTGGGATTGTCTGCATGCGGAGGAGATACCCTCATAAGCGGAGTAGATCCTTTTGCGCCCATGGTGTTTAAAGAGGGTACTACTGCCATGCCCCTAAACCCACCAAACCAAGCCACCCTTCTTCCTTTTTATGTGTCGCAGCATACCATCTTTAAGTTTGCTGTAGACACCGACTCCATCCTTATTGGCGCAGATGGTGTAACCCGCTATATTGTTGTGATGACCAGCCCAAGCGGCAGCGTTCAAACTCAATACGAAGGAATTCGTTGTGATTCATTTCAGTGGCGCCTTTATGGCACCCTAGAAAATGGGGCGTGGAAAGAAAATCCCTTGTCTACGTGGCGCAATATACAAAGCAATGTACCCAATCGCTACCAAGCAGCTTTAGCACAAGGTGCTTTTTGTAATTTCAGCTCGCAAGAAAAAAATATCAAGACCATTCTTAAGTCGCTGAACCCCAATGGCTTTACTGGTCAAACAAAGCCAACCAATTCCTTTGGTGTAATTAATTAA